Sequence from the Vanacampus margaritifer isolate UIUO_Vmar chromosome 18, RoL_Vmar_1.0, whole genome shotgun sequence genome:
ttgttcccaGCAGCGCGTGGTGGCATGGCGGCTGTCTTGTGAAAGAggaataatattattttgtcctctttgcgttttccaaaaatgaagatagatttaatgtaagaaaaatacacctttgcaaaaatgatttttaatcagtcagagatctatggacagataacagcctctaattcatcacttaaacaggtgggattcagagcgtcaaatgtagttctcccgcatgtacaatggtttcttatagttaaaagacctcctctctttcatttgtagacaaaacatactctctggtacttttccgtgagcgatggcgaaaacagagtcaggtgtgggtgttcaaaacagattctgttctcaaggaccaaatgtgttttcgcacaaaacgctgagaaggaacttttttagactaaatagtatgtcccagtttaaggtcagattataccgaaatcaacaccacttgatctgcacaggacacaaaacatttcgacaaggttaatataaagaattcaaatgttaataatgtgtaacaatggttaatatatgaaatgaagtattaaaaatgttacaatatctatcacttGCCACGTCTCTTGACTCGTAGTCCAGGCCGGTTTTTATCGTCATCATAAACTGTCACCAGCAATATCCATACAAAGCCATCCCCAAATcatgttctattgctaattaaggacgctaaaaataatttcattacaATGACAGTCAGCCAAGTGTCTTGTGTCGTGTGTGAGAGACACTCTCATATGACGTCATCTCATGGCATGGAGTCAACTCtactctcaatattcgcaaaataataataaatggaaaaattTGCAATTTCGTATGTATATTTTGTGCCTTTTCACTAAATTCACCAAACAATTTCAAAACATGACTGTCCGCCACTTCCCGACTGGAGCACGCTGCCGTCTAGCTGAGAGGAGCAGCCCATGCGAGCGCGCGCTGCTCGCTCTTCGTTTCAGCGGAGACGAGCTCCGTCAAAACTGTTTTCACAAAGCCCGCACAAATTCCCCCCTCATTCACTGGCaatccagttaaaaaaaagaagcatcttTGACTTCTATAGTCGTCAATAGCAGCGGATGAGTTTAAAATATTGTGAACTAAATTGGGCCTGTCTGAGTCCTGAAACTCTAATATGTGAAAATGATTCCCACTCTGGCCCTGCTCACCACTCAGTGGCAGTGTGAATAATTGCCTCCAAATGTGCCATTTCATCGATAAATAGATGCCTTCTAAATCCCTTGAAGGGAATTAATTTtgactggctggctggctggcttgcTGAAATCAGCTCAAATAGGCTGCAGCTCCCTGTGACCCTGAAAAGGATAAACAcgccataaaaaaatgatagagGGATACTCTGAGGAAATTTCATAATTTAGTTCTGTTTTCAGCTATAGATATGGAACATTCTTACAGAAGTAGAGAAATGCCTtagagatgtatttttttttaaaccagaacaacttcaatccaaacaaaagctGGTCTGACAGTAAGCTGTAAAAACATGCTACCGAGAAAAGACACTGTTGGAGAACTTCTGAAGTTGTACCATTTGGAattcaaaaatcatttgcatGATGTCATGTTCATTGCACGTGATCTTGCTgtacttattttaatttttcctacttttaacaattgtttattgcttgttttgtcattttaagcaTGTTTTAAATTTGACGTGTGTGAGGTGCAAGATTGAGTGGtttattcattttacattttaatgttaaCCGTGGTTAAGTAGTACCTACAATGGTTTGAGTTTCAAAGGTGATACAAAACTCACTgaagctctgcttacctttgcgtgtgaagaggaatctagaattttgtcctctttgcgtgttccaaaaatgaagatagatttaatgtaagaaaaatacaccttttgcaaaaatgatttaataaaaaacagagaatctctggacaaataacagcctctatcatcacttaaacatcgtgggattcagagcgtcaaatgtagctcttccgcgtgcacaacggtttcttatagttaaaaagacctcctctctttcatttgtagacaaaacatactctctggtacttttccgtgagcgatggcgaaaacagagtcaggtgtgggtgttcaaaacagattctgttctcaaggatcaaatgtgttttcgcacaaagcgctgagaaggaacttttttagactaaatagtatgtcccagcttaaggtcagcctaaacgaagtcaacaccatctgctctgcacaggacacaaaacatttcgacaaggttaatataaagaattaaaatgttaataatgtgtaacaatgattaataaaataaaatgaagtattaaaaatgttataatagcTATCACGTGTTGCACCCGTGAGGGATTTGGGTGTGTTTGCATAATAGTGCCTGTGAATGAACTATTTAAGACACTTACCATTGCTTGAAAGTTGCTCTGGATCTTCAGGTCTTCTCATggcttgaaaaaagtcagtgTGGGGGCAGTTGCTATGTAAATAAGACAAATGATCTTATCTCATACTATATTTGCATCTGTTAGTTGACAAAAACATGGCCACTCAAAAGCAACACCACTAGAACTATGTACCATTACCGCTGAATGATCTTTAAAGCTGATGTTTTACGTTGAATGAATGACAGACTGCTGCTGTAAAGAGAGTATCCAAAACCACAACTCTCCTTAATTATGAGACTCTTGACAGCCTTTAGGTGTTTTGGGCCCTCATTTGTGTCATTATTATGTCTCCTTAAAGTAATTTAAATGGAAAGGCCACACCTTGAGGCATGTGGGGTTTAAATAGTTTAATGAGGACCTATCGTGTTCAAGGGGTTGAACTTGTCTCATTTGGGCCGGATATTCTCATGTTGCACTTAAGAAGATGTGCCAAAGCTGGGATCTCAAATTCATAACACTCAATCTGACACAAAGCTGTCTGAACTGATAATGCTGTGTGTGCAAGCATGAGTAAAATGTTGGAATAAATGTGCTGTCTTTCTTTCCTGGTTTATTTTGTGCATGTCAGGCACCATCTCAAAAGTTGGCACATCAATTTGAGACAACTGTAAAAATACACAGAGTGGTGTAGTAGTGGGTGGGTTCCGTGAGAAAATTCACCTCATGGATTGTGTTGGAAATCATTTTTGTAACTCTTTgtgtcaaaaaaacaaatgcacatTCACAGTGTTAATTAGTCATTGTGGAAGGTTTTTACTTGCAACATGCTGAGGCTGTTCATAATATTCAGACGTGCTCATGTAGCATGAAGTAATGGAAAAATCGAATATTTCGTTCAGTCTACACTTTTCCAAACTCCAAACATAATAACTAGAAGATgccatttctggagaaattgaatgtgaatgctggaatgctaaatttacattttcaaaaagtataatacattatttaaaattgaatcatGTGGAATGAAATGGAAGGTTATTGAAATATATGGAATGAAACGGAATGATAAATAATATTAgtgaaaaatatgcaatatgttgttgaaaaatgtggacTGATTCTATTGAATGATATAAAAGGATATTGAAAATtatggaatgatgtggaattaAATTGAGTACTATtaaatgatgtggaatgatactggtgaaaaatgtgcagtatttcggtgaaaaatgtggatgataataaattataaaaaataatattgaaagATTCGGAATGATGTGAAATTAAATTGAATAGGCCTACTATTAAATTATGTGGAATGAtactggtgaaaaatgtggaatgatattaaattatacaaaataatattgAAAGATTTGGAATTAAATTGAGTACTGTTAATTGATGTGGAATGATACTGGTGAAAATGTTGCATtattttggtgaaaaatgtggaatgatattaaattatataaaatagtaTTGAAAGATTtggaatgatgtggaattaAATTTATTGGTAAATGGACTGAACTTATATTGCGTACtattgaatgatgtggaatgatactGGTGAAAATTGTATCGTATGTcggtgaaaaataaatataatattgaaagatataattaaacacaGGTCACCAATGTGGTGCCCATGGGCACCAAGAGCCCGTGAACACTGAATGAGTAGCTCGTGGGTATGTTCTAAAAATAACTCAACAGTGacaggacattgtgattttctaggaatgtttcagaagtgatcatttaaaaatctgaatattaaAATTAGTCACCTTCACAAAAGATGgacataattaattattaacaatACTACGaagtacaaattttttttaatgataatttgagcaaatttgttactTCAAAAGAAATTAGTAGCATGTTGCTCTAATCAGTAGCCAAGAACTAGCTCtcactttcaaaaaggttggtgacccctgatatAGAATGGTGTAGAATGATACtggtgaaaatgtgcaatatgttaatgaaaaaaatagaataatttgACTGAATGGTATTGAATGATATGGAATGATGTGacggaatgatattgaatgatgtggaattatATTGGGGAAAATTGTGCTTTACTtagtgaaaatgtgcaatatgttaATGAAAAATTTGATTGATCCTGACTGAATGTTATTGAACTTATGGAATTGTGGGGATAACATTGATGTGTtgcaatgagaaaaaaaatcaaatggaaTGGTAATAAAtgtttcagcattcacacaaatatATGTTACATCACTTTGTCAAAATCTAATGTGTCTGATTGACTGAATGATAACGATATTGGCCTGCTGACGCCACTGCTTCATGTAATGTGATACTGACACCAAGTGGTGATGTTGGAGAAGTGCATCGTTTCTCTTCTTTGTATGGCAGGCCTGCTGGGGATGGTCGCTCACATGATGTTCACCACAGCCTTCCAGCTGACTGTCAGTCTGGGTCCAGAAGACTGGAAACCTCAGACATGGGATTACAGTTGGTCGTACATGTGAGTAAACAAATGTGCATGCTACTTACATGCATTGTGTTTTGATGTATAGTTTGAAAGGATCATTTGCCAAACTTGAATCACTTGTACTGTAAGTATTTAAAAGCTCTATGTTCGTTACATATACTCTTCTTTAGATTAGCGTGGAGTTCCTTCACGGCGTGCATGGCGTCCTCTGTCACCACCATCAACCGTTACACCAAAACCATCCTGGAGTTCAAGCACAAGCGAAGGAACATTGAGAAGAATTTAAAGATCAAGCAGAAGTTGTTGGAGCTGGACGCTCCCGAGCAGATGTGGGACATGTACATTAGCTCGGTGCCAAGTACTGCAGAGGAGCTGCTGGACCTTTCGTCCAACAGCCGTAAACTCTCCAACACCTCCATCTTCTTGGACCTCAATGACCTGCCTGACCAGCAGGGTGAGGAGTACTGCTAGAGGAGCTGTTTGTAGATTAAACATcattatggttttttttttaaattattttgaattatgtGGGGCTGAAAACAAGCCCTACGCATAAGGGGACTGTCCAATAGAAGGGGTTTATCTCCATTCATCCGAAAAAGCAGTCAAAACTAAACAACAGCAATAAGAAGTGTTTTTGTTGCATCGTGTCACAATTAAAAAAGCATTAGTAAATAATCTGTATATTGGAGGAAAATATTCTATCATATATCTATGTAACTGATGAAGGAAAAGTTCTTCTTGCTATCTTAACCCGTggtcagtattttattttgaaatggcttggtcagaaccaacaaaaagccaaaaaatggtcacaataacgcctaggggttaagcaCACATAAAAGTTCAGAATCCAGATATCcgactaaaaaaaatagaaatttttttctcataattatacaataaaaatacagcTAGATGATTGGGTTTCATCAAGCAGCAACAGTGGCATTTGAAAATAATCGAATGCTTCTCGACCAGGCATTTAAGTGAAGAGTCCAGCTAATGAATGTTAAGTCTTAAATATGTCAAAAGGAGTCAGTGTTACGTTTGAATCTGTGGCAAAGTTTGCACACagctcactttaaaaaaaataaagggccACCAATAAAAGAGGCAGGTAAAGTAGGTGATCctgggttgccatggcaacgatAGAGATCCTATTTTATTCCTTTTTATACAAGCTaccagtgtcaatcaaaactgcaTATCTACTTGCCCTCATctcaagttcttttttttttaaaggttaaaaatATCCAAAGCTACCTGGTCTTGTGTGgaaaaagtactttttaaatcCTGATTTAACTGTGACTAATCACAGTTAAATGGATTTCATTTTCACTGACTAAAACTGAGCATGATTAGTGAAATCGGCATAAAGAGCTCTTGAAGCTGCAACAAAATGTCACAATCCAAAAATCtgatgaaaaacaacagaaCAGATGAGAAactacttacttacttactttgtAATTGGCATCTTTCAGTCTGGTTAACAACGCCATTCCCAACATACAGTGGCACAATGGCAACTCATCCAGGAGGTCACAAAGGAACCCAGGACAACATCGAAATAACTGCAGGCCATCCTCACTTCTGTTAAGGCCTGTCTTCATGCCTCAAGAATAAACAAGATACTTGgtaaaaatgacacacacaaaaatccaaatGATTCCCAAGAATTTAGGGAGAATATTCTTTTCACTGACGAAATGAAAGTGTAACTTTTTGGAAAATATGCAACACAGCATTTCAGAATGAGAACGTCATACATAAAAGTCATATATGGTAGTGATAGTGTGatggtctggggctgctttgctccTCAGGACCTGGGCAACTTGTTGTGACTGACGAAACCCTGAATTCTGCTCTGTACCAGGAAATCCGGAGGGAGAATGTTTGGCAGTCAGTTTGTGACAGCCACCAATCAACTTCTTAATGGATTTAGTGGGGAAACTGCAAAAAAGCAAGAATTTAAGAAGAGGGCATATCTTTTTTCAaggttttgtacattttgtttatgtgctcattgtttacatttaaaagtattattttacatgtatttgAGTTGATTTTTCTCGCTGACTGTTTTTGTCATCAATTCACCCAGCATTTTATTAACATTAGATTATAAAATGCACATATGACATAATTCCAATATATACAGCTTTTTAAAAATCGGAATATTATGATTTATTGCGGTCAATGACGCAAAGAGATTAGCAAGATCAATGTGTGATCACGCACAATTTCAAATTGAAAGtgccaaaatgtaaataaatagtagTAAAAATGTATTACCTTGTTTCTTGCTAACCATTTTTCTAAGCATGCATCACTGTATGTAGCATACAGTATAACAATACTTGCTAACAATTAGTCTTGTTGTTTACTATAACACTGTAAACATGCCTCAGCATCTATCTGTTGACCATTTACTTAATATGCTCACGCAAACAGGCcctttgctgaaaaaaaaatatgcttagtGTAAATCACAATAATTAGACAATTCTTGAATACTGTGGTAAATAACAACTTTttgttatctttatttttatatttcttcACTGATTGACATTGTATACCTTAAGTGAGGCGTAAGTTATTCTTCGGCTAGTTTAAGCACAGTTTAAACTAGTTTAATATAAGAATCCTGTACATACAGCAGACTTGCTCAGTTTAATCAGATCCAATACATACAGTGCAAAATGATTGCCTTCACAAACCTAATAATGCACAGTTTCAACGCTGTCGAAGAAGTATTCATTACGTCTGCCAAGGAGACTTTCgtcacaattaattttttacaaagTGTTTGTATTGGATATCATTGTACAGTATTGTGCACGGCGGTGTAGCTAATGCCACTTATatgggcacaaaaaaaagttgattgttttttgttgaatgaaaatgtgcaGAACTGCTGATGAGGTACTGTAGTAAGAGAGTCGAGTCTTATTGAATAGTTACTGTACAGGCTATGCTGAGTGCCTTTGCTCACAGCAGGATGCTTTCCGTCAAAGAGTGTTATAGTCACACTCACATGTTGAATGACAGCAATACTGTTTCCTTAACTGGTATACCAATAACATGTAGCAACTGTGCAAACTGCCAAATGTAATCAGTGAAGGGTTACATGCTGTGTGAACCTATAATGTATAATGTAGCTGTTGTGTTACGATATAAATGTAAACATGGAGAAACACAACCGAGTCATTTTAAGTGCTTTTGACAGAATATATTACGTGtctatttcatttatttgagaAATGTGCAAATAACTTTCCTATATCACTTTTGAGTCTAAATTCTACTTTTCTGGACTGGGTACTGAAGCATGTATTGTGTTAATGTACATTTTGTAGCACTTTTATGTAGTGTCCTTTGGATacattttgtggattatttatttgcaatatactgtacattgtatGATAGATTAAAGTTGAGGTTTTTACCACGTTGGCCATCAGAGGGCAGTACTGTCATAGCTGTTGTCGTGTTTCATTCCTACCGGTTGAAATGGGGTCTTCGTATATGAGCGACGTGAATGGAAAAACTCCTTTTCTagccgtaaaaaaaaacattacaactttttttttttttgcttaaaaatagttttatttttgttttcaaactagtgcaaatacatgcaaaaataaaaccctGTAAGTAGGCAGCACAATGCCTGACATCTTCAAACACCCAAAGAACAATGATTTCACTTGACCGCGCGTGGTTCTGAACTTGTCACGTATGGGTTTACCATCTGTAAGACCATTTGGCCTTCACATTCACCCATGTGGTGACCCGAGCCATGACGCAAACACACAAACCGCCCTGCACGTGCTAAGAGGCCAAGTGATGCACATCACTTCCACCACCTCCATCCATTTAGACACATTCATTATTCAAGAATACAAAACCACTCAGTCAAACGTGAGCTCATTTAAAGATTATCTCGCTCATCCCTCTTCGTCGTTTGCCACATAAAAGATTCATC
This genomic interval carries:
- the gsg1l2b gene encoding germ cell-specific gene 1-like protein isoform X1; this encodes MGIDRRRRASLALTLNFLALFLAVSALGTSHWCAGTRKVVKPFCTGPVTTKQSFCIRFNSSNLNDTRLVQYIWETGEDKYVMRKFHTGIWFSCEQNINMTGENCRNFIYVAPTNERGVLWLCIVAESLYIMLLATGGILMLIEVCQFGNVIDGLKLNAFAAIFTVLSGLLGMVAHMMFTTAFQLTVSLGPEDWKPQTWDYSWSYILAWSSFTACMASSVTTINRYTKTILEFKHKRRNIEKNLKIKQKLLELDAPEQMWDMYISSVPSTAEELLDLSSNSRKLSNTSIFLDLNDLPDQQVWLTTPFPTYSGTMATHPGGHKGTQDNIEITAGHPHFC
- the gsg1l2b gene encoding germ cell-specific gene 1-like protein isoform X3, whose amino-acid sequence is MGIDRRRRASLALTLNFLALFLAVSALGTSHWCAGTRKVVKPFCTGPVTTKQSFCIRFNSSNLNDTRLVQYIWETGEDKYVMRKFHTGIWFSCEQNINMTGENCRNFIYVAPTNERGLLGMVAHMMFTTAFQLTVSLGPEDWKPQTWDYSWSYILAWSSFTACMASSVTTINRYTKTILEFKHKRRNIEKNLKIKQKLLELDAPEQMWDMYISSVPSTAEELLDLSSNSRKLSNTSIFLDLNDLPDQQVWLTTPFPTYSGTMATHPGGHKGTQDNIEITAGHPHFC